In a genomic window of Erigeron canadensis isolate Cc75 chromosome 5, C_canadensis_v1, whole genome shotgun sequence:
- the LOC122600791 gene encoding E3 ubiquitin-protein ligase HOS1 yields MDGNMLIDGGATVHSDSNIRNAAAVRPNTGYPSLQPNYSCAKVQDALDHLASIDLIELCNEAKVEHCRATRDLRSCGRNVQSVLNSCGHASLCEECGQRCDACPICRISIPKTGNRLSLRLFYECIEAGLISKRYDDRFQETDGEKQSTADVERLYSIFDIALENNMLCLICQYITDVCMDESAVSSDPVVALLLDEVVVKDWCKRTFKNIIAETRPIYNLTVEEIKERSSVLLKFTVRLSCISTVLDELESSFKGSISAQLQDIHNLQESILKTKQHMEMMIWYTRHQFLEGLCRHDSFSSWRADVRERKLQAIKRAWPSANGTSREDTAMLFIEDALSNLETQQEYTANREDELEIASLQKDGGVSFSRVKIEGMVGSYPFENLRLAIDILFLCGSSDLVVAKQAIFLYYLFDRVWKIPDEKWRFCVDDFSATFNIARHSILESFTFYLLDDLSDEALQEACHLLPEISRPTTHPKVAQVLLERQNPYAALMVLRWSGNDSGTELISLNEAVTAVRVRVECGLLIEAYMYQKSVCTQVKKKKTRNEMYDDASNDLNDDFEDNWLEVLVTEICLLCIRRNLVDRIIGLPWNVDEEKHLHKCLLDCALDDPLSNTGSLLVVFYLQRYRYVEAYQVDRKLQCFEKDFVSRNPVDEAVAQRLSSTQHWRAGLVDKSIQLLPEVEQQKVKSGQLTELVSSENDNNASENHNHHEVPVPAYANSSIILRMSDETPPPKSNIGGLSNYGSPSVSQENAFYDAERGMSMLKSISKNFPFDDITTSSSPLREFNRGSSRMRKNKYFQNDQNGSTDQLPSSSPYLRNLGSNIEDSPSSIRGLSKSSHFDAISKASGTRSSRLGRDVMEASGDFMDMSWSNKDQILPMQTSLNGGPRWRSDDVGDYEDQQSPDRLTGGTTPSRVFRRRKTRR; encoded by the exons ATGGACGGAAATATGTTAATTGACGGTGGCGCCACCGTACATTCCGATTCAAATATCCGAAACGCCGCCGCAGTTAGACCTAATACTGGCTATCCCTCACTTCAACCTAACTACAGCTGCGCCAAAgttcag GACGCATTAGATCATTTGGCATCCATAGATTTGATAGAGCTATGTAATGAAGCGAAAGTTGAGCATTGTAGGGCTACACGCGACTTGAGAAGTTGTGGACGTAATGTTCAAAGCGTGTTGAATTCATGTGGACATGCGTCTTTATGTGAAGAATGTGGTCAGAGATGTGATGCTTGTCCGATATGTAGAATTTCCATACCGAAGACTGGGAATAGACTGTCGCTTCGGTTGTTTTATGAGTGTATTGAAGCGGGTCTTATTTCAAAGAGATATGATGATAGGTTTCAAGAAACAGATGGCGAGAAACAATCAACAGCTGATGTTGAAAGGCTGTATTCAATTTTTGACATTGCTTTGGAGAACAATATGTTATGTCTGATTTGTCAAT ATATTACAGATGTGTGTATGGATGAAAGTGCTGTTTCTAGTGACCCAGTTGTTGCTTTGTTGCTAGATGAAGTGGTTGTCAAAGACTGGTGCAAGAGGACGTTTAAGAATATTATTGCTGAAACTCGGCCAATCT ATAATCTTACTGTCGAGGAAATTAAGGAAAGGTCAAGTGTACTTCTTAAGTTTACAGTGCGACTAAGCTGCATATCAACCGTCCTTGACGAGTTAGAATCTTCTTTCAAGGGGTCCATTTCTGCGCAGCTTCAGGATATTCACAACCTACAGGAAAGCATACTAAAGACAAAACAG CATATGGAGATGATGATTTGGTATACAAGACATCAGTTCCTTGAAGGTTTATGTAGGCATGATAGTTTCTCTTCATGGCGTGCTGATGTCCGCGAGAGAAAGTTACAGGCAATTAAACGTGCTTGGCCGTCCGCTAATGGAACCTCAAGGGAAGATACTGCAATGCTTTTTATCGAAGATGCTTTATCAAATCTTGAGACACAACAGGAGTATACAGCTAATAGAGAGGATGAACTGGAAATTGCTTCTCTTCAGAAGGATGGAGGTGTATCTTTTTCTCGAGTCAAAATAGAGGGGATGGTTGGAAGCTATCCTTTTGAAAATCTGAGGCTGGCTATTGACATTCTCTTTCTGTGTGGAAGTTCAGATCTGGTGGTAGCAAAACAAGCAATT TTTCTATATTATCTGTTTGACCGAGTCTGGAAAATACCTGATGAGAAGTGGAGATTCTGTGTAGATGACTTTTCTGCTACATTCAATATAGCGAGGCATTCTATTTTGGAATCTTTTACTTTCTATCTTCTAGATGATTTGAGTGACGAGGCTTTGCAG GAAGCTTGTCATCTTCTTCCAGAGATATCGAGGCCCACAACACATCCAAAAGTGGCACAGGTTCTGTTAGAAAGACAAAATCCTTATGCAGCTCTTATGGTATTAAGGTGGTCAGGAAATGATAGTGGGACAGAGCTAATCTCACTTAATGAGGCTGTCACTGCTGTCCGGGTGAGAGTCGAATGTGGCCTTTTGATTGAAGCATATATGTATCAAAAATCAGTATGCACACAagttaagaaaaagaaaacaagaaatgaGATGTATGATGATGCTTCTAATGatttaaatgatgattttgaagaTAATTGGTTAGAGGTACTTGTTACCGAAATTTGTCTTCTTTGTATTCGGAGAAATCTGGTTGATCGTATCATTGGGTTACCGTGGAATGTGGATGAGGAGAAACATCTGCACAAGTGTCTTTTGGATTGTGCTTTGGACGATCCGTTATCAAACACAGGAAGTCTTCTCGTTGTGTTCTATTTACAG CGTTACCGGTACGTAGAAGCATATCAAGTTGATCGGAAGCTTCAATGCTTTGAGAAGGATTTTGTTTCTAGGAATCCTGTTGATGAGGCTGTAGCTCAAAGATTGAGTTCTACCCAGCATTGGAGAGCAGGATTAGTT GATAAAAGCATACAGCTTCTACCAGAAGTTGAACAACAAAAGGTGAAAAGTGGGCAACTCACTGAATTAGTCTCCTCAGAGAATGACAACAATGCTTCAGAAAATCACAATCATCACGAAGTACCAGTCCCTGCTTATGCTAACTCTTCTATCATTTTACGAATGAGCGATGAAACCCCACCACCGAAATCAAATATAGGTGGATTATCAAACTATGGTAGTCCTTCGGTTTCACAAGAGAATGCCTTTTACGATGCGGAAAGAGGGATGAGCATGCTTAAATCCATCAGTAAAAATTTTCCATTTGATGATATCACAACTTCCAGTAGTCCTTTAAGAGAGTTTAACAGAGGTTCTTCAAGGATGCGGAAGAACAAGTATTTCCAGAATGACCAGAATGGGTCAACTGACCAGCTTCCAAGTTCTAGTCCATATTTGAGAAATCTTGGTTCTAATATTGAAGATTCGCCTAGTAGCATCAGGGGCTTATCTAAGTCTTCTCATTTTGATGCGATCTCAAAAGCTTCTGGTACACGATCAAGTAGACTTGGTAGAGATGTTATGGAGGCTTCAGGTGATTTTATGGACATGTCTTGGAG CAACAAAGATCAGATACTTCCTATGCAAACAAGTTTGAATGGTGGACCGAGATGGAGGTCGGATGATGTTGGAGATTATGAAGATCAGCAGAGTCCCGATAGACTCACAGGAGGTACCACCCCCTCGAGGGTATTCAGAAGGCGGAAAACCAGAAGATGA
- the LOC122600706 gene encoding uncharacterized protein LOC122600706, whose translation MSTLPARHNKPLHNFSLPFLKWGQRIHINHRRRNRSNSPHTDSDSDFNKPHSNQTNEDVLVNTTENNKLLPENGGGGDVVGTAVDGDVKPWNLRPRRLVTGSGGDGNGVKSVRGGVGVVAVTAAATAEEEEDRSKKRRLWISLSKEEIEEDIYAFTGSKPARRPKKRSKIAQKQVDNVSPGLYLVGISSDSYRV comes from the exons ATGTCTACACTTCCAGCTAGACACAACAAACCACTCCACAATTTCTCTCTCCCGTTCCTCAAATGGGGCCAACGTATCCACATCAACCACCGTCGCCGTAACCGCAGCAACTCACCTCACACCGATTCCGACTCCGATTTCAACAAACCTCACTCTAACCAAACAAACGAAGACGTTTTGGTCAACACAACTGAAAACAACAAGCTATTACCTGAAAACGGCGGCGGTGGTGATGTTGTTGGTACGGCGGTTGACGGTGATGTCAAGCCGTGGAATTTAAGACCTAGGAGGCTAGTTACCGGTAGTGGTGGTGATGGTAATGGTGTGAAATCGGTGCgtggtggtgttggtgttgTCGCTGTGACGGCGGCGGCAACGGCGGAGGAAGAAGAGGATCGGAGTAAGAAGAGAAGGCTGTGGATTTCGTTATCGAAGGAGGAAATTGAAGAAGATATTTATGCGTTTACTGGTTCGAAACCTGCGAGAAGGCcgaaaaaaagaagcaaaattgcCCAGAAACAAGTTGAT AATGTGTCTCCTGGACTATACTTGGTTGGGATTTCATCGGATTCCTATCGAGTTTAA
- the LOC122600542 gene encoding acetyltransferase At1g77540-like produces MATGSGGGGGATVKIEWNSKEKRFETEDKKAYLEYELRNEGKIMDITHTFVPTSKRGLGLASLLSVAAFNHAQSKSLSVIPSCSYISDTFLPRNPSWKSVLYSQDLKSSI; encoded by the exons atggcGACGGGGAGCGGCGGCGGCGGAGGAGCAACGGTGAAGATAGAATGGAACTCGAAAGAGAAAAGGTTCGAAACAGAGGACAAGAAAGCATACCTGGAGTACGAGCTTAGAAACGAGGGAAAGATAATGGATATAACTCACACCTTCGTTCCGACATCCAAAAGAGGATTAGGTTTAGCTTCCCTTCTCTCCGTTGCGGCTTTCAATCACGCTCAGTCCAAGTCCTTATCCGTTATTCCATCCTGTTCTTACATCTCT GACACTTTTCTACCCAGGAATCCATCTTGGAAGTCTGTGTTGTACTCTCAAGATCTCAAATCTAGCATTTGA
- the LOC122600849 gene encoding transcription factor MYBS3, with amino-acid sequence MTRRCSHCSNNGHNSRTCPNRGVKLFGVRITDGSIRKSASMGNLTHYNGSGSTSSNFLNGLSGGGGGTDLDSPGDTPDHNAAADGYGSEDFVAGSGSSRERKKGVPWTEEEHRMFLLGLQKLGKGDWRGIARNYVITRTPTQVASHAQKYFIRQSNISRRKRRSSLFDIVAEDSPDTQMIPPNDYPAGNPSQPEAQSVKNPLTIPTLEEEECESMDSANSNTADLPLDTTHAPLNLENSQCLYPVMFPAYVSPLIPVAIPYWPGPGSGQDQSTSVKTESHEVLKPTAVHSKSPINVDDLVGMSKLTLGESIGDGAMTSLKLVGGGLSRQSAFHENNPGPRTSNMDNNHNPIHAL; translated from the exons ATGACAAGAAGGTGTTCTCATTGTAGTAACAATGGGCACAATTCAAGAACATGTCCTAACCGTGGTGTTAAGTTATTTGGGGTCCGAATTACTGATGGGTCGATCCGAAAAAGTGCTAGTATGGGTAATTTAACCCATTATAATGGATCCGGAAGTACTAGTAGTAATTTCTTAAATGGGTtatctggtggtggtggtggtacgGATCTTGATTCACCTGGTGATACTCCTGATCATAACGCTGCTGCTGATGGATATGGGTCTGAAGATTTTGTTGCCGGGTCGGGTTCTAGCcgtgaaagaaagaaag GTGTTCCATGGACAGAGGAAGAACATAGGATGTTTCTATTAGGTCTGCAAAAGCTTGGAAAAGGCGATTGGCGTGGAATAGCAAGAAACTATGTGATCACAAGAACACCAACTCAAGTTGCAAGCCATGCCCAAAAGTATTTCATCAGACAAAGCAATATTTCTAGAAGAAAAAGACGGTCTAGCCTCTTCGATATTGTAGCTGAAGAT TCTCCAGACACACAGATGATCCCCCCCAATGATTACCCTGCTGGGAACCCGTCACAACCAGAGGCTCAATCCGTCAAAAACCCATTGACCATACCAACTCTAGAGGAAGAAGAATGCGAGTCAATGGATTCTGCGAATTCAAATACTGCTGACCTTCCCCTTGACACGACACATGCACCTCTAAATCTTGAAAATTCTCAATGCTTGTATCCAGTTATGTTTCCAGCATACGTGTCTCCACTAATACCAGTTGCTATCCCGTATTGGCCTGGACCAGGGTCTGGTCAAGATCAGTCTACATCAGTCAAAACAGAGAGTCATGAGGTTCTTAAGCCAACAGCTGTTCATTCAAAAAGCCCGATTAATGTGGATGATCTTGTTGGTATGTCTAAGTTGACATTAGGTGAATCGATTGGAGATGGTGCAATGACTTCACTGAAACTAGTTGGAGGTGGGTTGAGCCGACAATCTGCATTCCATGAAAACAATCCTGGTCCTAGAACTTCGAACATGGATAATAATCACAATCCTATTCATGCACTATAG